A single window of Ovis canadensis isolate MfBH-ARS-UI-01 breed Bighorn chromosome 17, ARS-UI_OviCan_v2, whole genome shotgun sequence DNA harbors:
- the SLC2A11 gene encoding solute carrier family 2, facilitated glucose transporter member 11 isoform X4 — translation MDGGRGRFPGSPSLPSQASPGLRSQMSGTCFTKAFEESAARKKSLLVNNAFVLAAAALFGFSRRAGSFEMIMLGRLLVGISAGVGMNVQPMYLGESAPKELRGAVAMTSAIFTAVGLVMGQVVGLRELLGGPQAWPLLLASCLVPGALQLASLPLLPESPRYLLIDCGDPAACRAALQRLRGPADLAGELAELEQERAACRGGRARRPWELFRERALRRQVASLVVLGGAMELCGNDAMYAYASAVFSQAGIPQDKTQYAAIGTGGCELLATLLSCLAIERAGRRVLLTGGYRLMTCWGSVFTAALCLQGSFSWTPYLAMACIFAFILSFGIGPAGVTGILATELFDQMARPAAYMVCGALMWTMLFLVGLVFPFLVASGLSQPPGGLVPLHLCAFPLCLRLRGLVLGHLPPRDQRQELRGDLGGAAQTQLPREEPRPSVGRPRGRPVHGAVARPARRGPAPDPPPPVEPLGVQAWCSASERWFQGPLGALCLEAVGRKPTMTNSEKRRGGKHSL, via the exons ATGGATGGAGGGCGCGGGAGGTTCCCtggctccccttccctcccttcccaggcTTCGCCGGGTCTGAGAAGTCAGATGTCAGGCACTTGCTTTACGAAGGCCTTTGAGGAGAGCGCCGCTAG GAAGAAGTCCCTGCTGGTGAACAACGCCTTCGTGCTGGCCGCCGCAGCGCTGTTTGGCTTCAGCCGCAGAGCAGGCTCCTTCGAGATGATCATGCTGGGAAGACTGCTCGTGGGCATCAGCGCAG GTGTAGGCATGAACGTCCAGCCCATGTACCTGGGGGAGAGCGCCCCCAAGGAGCTCCGAGGGGCCGTGGCCATGACCTCCGCCATCTTCACCGCCGTGGGGCTCGTGATGGGTCAGGTGGTTGGACTCAG GGAGCTCCTGGGTGGCCCGCAGGCCTGGCCCCTGCTGCTGGCCAGCTGCTTGGTGCCCGGGGCGCTCCAGCTGGCCTCCCTGCCGCTGCTCCCTGAAAGCCCGCGCTACCTGCTCATTGACTGTGGAGACCCTGCGGCCTGTCGGGCAG cgcTTCAGCGGCTGCGGGGCCCCGCGGACCTGGCCGGGGAGCTGGCCGAGCTGGAGCAGGAGCGCGCCGCCTGCCGGGGCGGCCGCGCGCGGCGCCCGTGGGAGCTGTTCCGGGAGCGCGCGCTGCGGCGGCAGGTGGCCAGCCTGGTGGTGCTGGGCGGAGCCATGGAGCTGTGCGGGAACGACGCG ATGTACGCCTACGCGTCGGCCGTGTTCAGCCAGGCGGGGATCCCGCAGGACAAGACCCAGTACGCGGCCATCGGGACCGGGGGCTGCGAGCTGCTGGCGACGCTGCTCAGC TGCCTGGCGATTGAGAGGGCGGGCCGGCGGGTGCTGCTGACTGGGGGCTACCGCCTGATGACCTGCTGGGGGAGCGTCTTCACGGCGGCCCTGTGCCTCCAG GGCTCCTTCTCCTGGACGCCCTACCTGGCCATGGCCTGCATCTTCGCCTTCATCCTCAGCTTTGGCATCGGCCCTG CCGGGGTGACCGGGATCCTGGCCACGGAGCTGTTTGACCAGATGGCCCGGCCTGCCGCCTACATGGTCTGCGGGGCGCTCATGTGGACCATGCTCTTCCTCGTGGGGCTGGTGTTCCCCTTCCTCGTG GCCTCGGGTCTCTCGCAACCTCCAGGAGGGCTTGTCCCACTTCATCTATGTGCCTTTCCTCTGTGTCTGCGTCTGCGCGGCCTTGTACTCGGGCATCTTCCTCCCCGAGACCAGAGGCAAGAGCTTCGTGGAGATCTCGGAGGAGCTGCACAGACTCAACTTCCCAGGGAGGAGCCGAGGCCCAGCGTGGGCCGGCCCCGAGGTCGTCCGGTGCACGGAGCTGTAGCTCGGCCGGCACGGCGGGGGCCAGCCCCGGACCCTCCTCCTCCTGTGGAGCCCCTCGGTGTGCAGGCCTGGTGCTCAGCCTCAGAGAGATGgtttcaggggcctctcggcgcCCTGTGTCTGGAGGCTGTCGGCAGGAAACCAACAATGACAAACTCAGAGAAACGCAGGGGAGGAAAACACAGCTTGTGA
- the SLC2A11 gene encoding solute carrier family 2, facilitated glucose transporter member 11 isoform X13, protein MDGGRGRFPGSPSLPSQASPGLRSQMSGTCFTKAFEESAARKKSLLVNNAFVLAAAALFGFSRRAGSFEMIMLGRLLVGISAGVGMNVQPMYLGESAPKELRGAVAMTSAIFTAVGLVMGQVVGLRELLGGPQAWPLLLASCLVPGALQLASLPLLPESPRYLLIDCGDPAACRAALQRLRGPADLAGELAELEQERAACRGGRARRPWELFRERALRRQVASLVVLGGAMELCGNDAMYAYASAVFSQAGIPQDKTQYAAIGTGGCELLATLLSCLAIERAGRRVLLTGGYRLMTCWGSVFTAALCLQGSFSWTPYLAMACIFAFILSFGIGPAGVTGILATELFDQMARPAAYMVCGALMWTMLFLVGLVFPFLVEGLSHFIYVPFLCVCVCAALYSGIFLPETRGKSFVEISEELHRLNFPGRSRGPAWAGPEVVRCTEL, encoded by the exons ATGGATGGAGGGCGCGGGAGGTTCCCtggctccccttccctcccttcccaggcTTCGCCGGGTCTGAGAAGTCAGATGTCAGGCACTTGCTTTACGAAGGCCTTTGAGGAGAGCGCCGCTAG GAAGAAGTCCCTGCTGGTGAACAACGCCTTCGTGCTGGCCGCCGCAGCGCTGTTTGGCTTCAGCCGCAGAGCAGGCTCCTTCGAGATGATCATGCTGGGAAGACTGCTCGTGGGCATCAGCGCAG GTGTAGGCATGAACGTCCAGCCCATGTACCTGGGGGAGAGCGCCCCCAAGGAGCTCCGAGGGGCCGTGGCCATGACCTCCGCCATCTTCACCGCCGTGGGGCTCGTGATGGGTCAGGTGGTTGGACTCAG GGAGCTCCTGGGTGGCCCGCAGGCCTGGCCCCTGCTGCTGGCCAGCTGCTTGGTGCCCGGGGCGCTCCAGCTGGCCTCCCTGCCGCTGCTCCCTGAAAGCCCGCGCTACCTGCTCATTGACTGTGGAGACCCTGCGGCCTGTCGGGCAG cgcTTCAGCGGCTGCGGGGCCCCGCGGACCTGGCCGGGGAGCTGGCCGAGCTGGAGCAGGAGCGCGCCGCCTGCCGGGGCGGCCGCGCGCGGCGCCCGTGGGAGCTGTTCCGGGAGCGCGCGCTGCGGCGGCAGGTGGCCAGCCTGGTGGTGCTGGGCGGAGCCATGGAGCTGTGCGGGAACGACGCG ATGTACGCCTACGCGTCGGCCGTGTTCAGCCAGGCGGGGATCCCGCAGGACAAGACCCAGTACGCGGCCATCGGGACCGGGGGCTGCGAGCTGCTGGCGACGCTGCTCAGC TGCCTGGCGATTGAGAGGGCGGGCCGGCGGGTGCTGCTGACTGGGGGCTACCGCCTGATGACCTGCTGGGGGAGCGTCTTCACGGCGGCCCTGTGCCTCCAG GGCTCCTTCTCCTGGACGCCCTACCTGGCCATGGCCTGCATCTTCGCCTTCATCCTCAGCTTTGGCATCGGCCCTG CCGGGGTGACCGGGATCCTGGCCACGGAGCTGTTTGACCAGATGGCCCGGCCTGCCGCCTACATGGTCTGCGGGGCGCTCATGTGGACCATGCTCTTCCTCGTGGGGCTGGTGTTCCCCTTCCTCGTG GAGGGCTTGTCCCACTTCATCTATGTGCCTTTCCTCTGTGTCTGCGTCTGCGCGGCCTTGTACTCGGGCATCTTCCTCCCCGAGACCAGAGGCAAGAGCTTCGTGGAGATCTCGGAGGAGCTGCACAGACTCAACTTCCCAGGGAGGAGCCGAGGCCCAGCGTGGGCCGGCCCCGAGGTCGTCCGGTGCACGGAGCTGTAG
- the SLC2A11 gene encoding solute carrier family 2, facilitated glucose transporter member 11 isoform X10: MLSALCAVSRGLRSPACTGLPEGLLSVRAARWLASSRGSDGWQRARECVGMNVQPMYLGESAPKELRGAVAMTSAIFTAVGLVMGQVVGLRELLGGPQAWPLLLASCLVPGALQLASLPLLPESPRYLLIDCGDPAACRAALQRLRGPADLAGELAELEQERAACRGGRARRPWELFRERALRRQVASLVVLGGAMELCGNDAMYAYASAVFSQAGIPQDKTQYAAIGTGGCELLATLLSCLAIERAGRRVLLTGGYRLMTCWGSVFTAALCLQGSFSWTPYLAMACIFAFILSFGIGPAGVTGILATELFDQMARPAAYMVCGALMWTMLFLVGLVFPFLVASGLSQPPGGLVPLHLCAFPLCLRLRGLVLGHLPPRDQRQELRGDLGGAAQTQLPREEPRPSVGRPRGRPVHGAVARPARRGPAPDPPPPVEPLGVQAWCSASERWFQGPLGALCLEAVGRKPTMTNSEKRRGGKHSL; the protein is encoded by the exons ATGCTGTCGGCCTTGTGTGCGGTTTCCCGGGGGCTGCGCTCCCCAGCCTGCACGGGTCTCCCCGAAGGGCTGCTGAGTGTCCGCGCAGCACGGTGGctggcttcctccaggggaagtGATGGGTGGCAGAGAGCccgtgagt GTGTAGGCATGAACGTCCAGCCCATGTACCTGGGGGAGAGCGCCCCCAAGGAGCTCCGAGGGGCCGTGGCCATGACCTCCGCCATCTTCACCGCCGTGGGGCTCGTGATGGGTCAGGTGGTTGGACTCAG GGAGCTCCTGGGTGGCCCGCAGGCCTGGCCCCTGCTGCTGGCCAGCTGCTTGGTGCCCGGGGCGCTCCAGCTGGCCTCCCTGCCGCTGCTCCCTGAAAGCCCGCGCTACCTGCTCATTGACTGTGGAGACCCTGCGGCCTGTCGGGCAG cgcTTCAGCGGCTGCGGGGCCCCGCGGACCTGGCCGGGGAGCTGGCCGAGCTGGAGCAGGAGCGCGCCGCCTGCCGGGGCGGCCGCGCGCGGCGCCCGTGGGAGCTGTTCCGGGAGCGCGCGCTGCGGCGGCAGGTGGCCAGCCTGGTGGTGCTGGGCGGAGCCATGGAGCTGTGCGGGAACGACGCG ATGTACGCCTACGCGTCGGCCGTGTTCAGCCAGGCGGGGATCCCGCAGGACAAGACCCAGTACGCGGCCATCGGGACCGGGGGCTGCGAGCTGCTGGCGACGCTGCTCAGC TGCCTGGCGATTGAGAGGGCGGGCCGGCGGGTGCTGCTGACTGGGGGCTACCGCCTGATGACCTGCTGGGGGAGCGTCTTCACGGCGGCCCTGTGCCTCCAG GGCTCCTTCTCCTGGACGCCCTACCTGGCCATGGCCTGCATCTTCGCCTTCATCCTCAGCTTTGGCATCGGCCCTG CCGGGGTGACCGGGATCCTGGCCACGGAGCTGTTTGACCAGATGGCCCGGCCTGCCGCCTACATGGTCTGCGGGGCGCTCATGTGGACCATGCTCTTCCTCGTGGGGCTGGTGTTCCCCTTCCTCGTG GCCTCGGGTCTCTCGCAACCTCCAGGAGGGCTTGTCCCACTTCATCTATGTGCCTTTCCTCTGTGTCTGCGTCTGCGCGGCCTTGTACTCGGGCATCTTCCTCCCCGAGACCAGAGGCAAGAGCTTCGTGGAGATCTCGGAGGAGCTGCACAGACTCAACTTCCCAGGGAGGAGCCGAGGCCCAGCGTGGGCCGGCCCCGAGGTCGTCCGGTGCACGGAGCTGTAGCTCGGCCGGCACGGCGGGGGCCAGCCCCGGACCCTCCTCCTCCTGTGGAGCCCCTCGGTGTGCAGGCCTGGTGCTCAGCCTCAGAGAGATGgtttcaggggcctctcggcgcCCTGTGTCTGGAGGCTGTCGGCAGGAAACCAACAATGACAAACTCAGAGAAACGCAGGGGAGGAAAACACAGCTTGTGA